Proteins from a single region of Abyssalbus ytuae:
- a CDS encoding DUF6249 domain-containing protein, whose protein sequence is MEVIIVGIIFGTIFGIVYLLVSARNKERMALIEKGAEASIFYSKDRRITPVWKVLVLNLSLLLMGIGLGIFIAGILVSVFYVEGEVAYPGTIFLMAGIGLFTGFTMTKKLD, encoded by the coding sequence ATGGAAGTAATTATTGTAGGTATCATATTTGGTACCATATTCGGGATAGTTTATTTATTGGTTTCTGCAAGAAATAAAGAGCGAATGGCACTTATAGAAAAAGGTGCCGAGGCTTCAATTTTTTATAGTAAAGACAGAAGAATTACTCCTGTATGGAAAGTTTTGGTGCTTAACTTATCCCTCCTCTTAATGGGTATAGGCCTTGGAATTTTTATTGCCGGTATTTTAGTATCTGTTTTTTATGTTGAAGGAGAAGTGGCATATCCGGGCACTATATTTCTCATGGCTGGTATTGGTCTATTTACCGGGTTTACTATGACAAAAAAGCTAGATTAG
- the secA gene encoding preprotein translocase subunit SecA: protein MSFLNSILKAFVGDKAKKDIKDIQPIIDQIKSFEESLSKLSNDELRAKTQYFKDKIKESKASIDEEISKLKAEADSIEDIDRKEDIYSEIDKLQDEAYQISEKTLNEILPEAFAVVKETAKRFANNETITVKATPFDRELSGIKDYITLEGEDKATWKNSWDAAGKEVTWDMVHYDVQLIGGIALHQGKIAEMQTGEGKTLVATLPVYLNALTGNGVHLVTVNDYLAKRDSTWMAPIFEFHGLSVDCIDNHRPNSDARRKAYEADITYGTNNEFGFDYLRDNMAHTADDLVQRPHNYAIVDEVDSVLIDDARTPLIISGPVPQGDRHEFNELKPKVADIVNKQRHYLTGVLAEAKKLIAAGDLKEGGIQLLRVYRGLPKNKALIKYLSEEGIKQLLQKTENFYMQDNNREMHVIDEELLFVIDEKNNQIELTDKGIEYLSGDTDADFFVMPDIGTEIAKIEKQNLPVEEEAELKEELFKDFSIKSERVHTMNQLLKAYTLFEKDVEYVVMDNKVMIVDEQTGRIMDGRRYSDGLHQAIEAKENVKIEAATQTFATITLQNYFRMYRKLSGMTGTAITEAGEFWEIYELDVVEIPTNRPIARADKEDLIYKTKREKYNAAIEEIVSLVQQGRPVLVGTTSVEISELLSRMLTIRKIPHNVLNAKLHKKEADIVAEAGNPGIVTIATNMAGRGTDIKLSSEVKTAGGLAIIGTERHDSRRVDRQLRGRSGRQGDPGSSQFYVSLEDNLMRLFGSDRVAKVMDRMGHQEGEVIQHHMMTKSIERAQKKVEENNFGIRKRLLEYDDVMNAQREVVYKRRRHALQGERLKVDIANMIFDTCETIAETNKMADDFKNFEFELIKYFSITSPVSQEELKTLSVQEITSRLYKEVYKHYNDKIKRNAETAFPVIKNVYETQGDRFERIVVPFTDGVKTLNVVTNLKDAYESGGKKLVADFEKNITLAIIDEAWKTHLRKMDELKQSVQLAVHEQKDPLLIYKFEAFELFKEMIEKVNKEVISFLFKGELPTGEQASIQEARQVSKKENYETSKEEVLNSDELAAQNRAVGQQTQRRPQVTETIVREKPKIGRNEKVTIKNIMSGENKTLKYKQAEPLISKGEWVLVEED, encoded by the coding sequence CTGAAGCCGACAGTATTGAGGATATAGACCGAAAAGAAGATATCTATTCAGAAATTGATAAACTTCAGGATGAAGCATACCAGATTTCTGAAAAAACATTAAATGAAATCTTACCCGAGGCCTTTGCCGTGGTAAAAGAAACTGCAAAACGCTTTGCAAACAACGAAACAATTACTGTAAAAGCTACCCCTTTTGACAGGGAATTGTCAGGAATTAAAGATTATATTACCCTCGAAGGAGAAGATAAAGCCACCTGGAAAAATTCCTGGGATGCTGCCGGAAAAGAAGTCACCTGGGATATGGTTCATTACGATGTACAACTTATAGGCGGTATTGCGTTACACCAGGGTAAAATTGCCGAAATGCAAACCGGTGAAGGTAAAACTTTAGTGGCTACCCTTCCCGTTTATCTTAATGCCTTAACAGGTAACGGGGTACACCTGGTTACCGTTAACGATTATCTTGCAAAACGTGACAGTACCTGGATGGCACCTATTTTTGAATTTCATGGATTGTCGGTAGATTGTATTGATAATCACCGACCTAACTCCGATGCCCGGAGAAAAGCTTATGAAGCCGATATTACCTATGGTACCAACAATGAATTTGGTTTTGACTACCTTCGGGATAATATGGCTCACACAGCTGATGACCTGGTACAACGTCCGCATAATTATGCCATAGTAGATGAGGTGGATTCCGTTTTAATAGATGATGCACGTACTCCGCTTATCATTTCAGGACCGGTACCGCAAGGCGACAGGCATGAATTTAATGAATTAAAACCTAAAGTTGCCGATATAGTAAACAAACAAAGACATTACCTTACCGGGGTACTGGCCGAAGCTAAAAAATTAATAGCCGCAGGTGATTTAAAAGAAGGAGGAATTCAGCTACTGAGAGTGTACAGGGGACTTCCTAAAAATAAAGCTTTAATTAAATATTTGAGTGAAGAAGGTATAAAACAGCTTCTTCAAAAAACCGAAAATTTCTACATGCAGGATAACAACAGGGAAATGCATGTAATTGACGAAGAACTGTTGTTTGTAATTGACGAAAAGAATAATCAAATTGAATTAACCGACAAGGGTATTGAATACCTTTCAGGCGATACTGATGCCGATTTTTTTGTTATGCCTGATATTGGTACGGAAATAGCTAAAATTGAAAAACAAAACTTACCGGTAGAAGAAGAAGCCGAACTTAAAGAAGAACTTTTTAAAGATTTTAGTATAAAAAGTGAGCGGGTTCACACAATGAATCAACTTTTAAAAGCCTATACTTTATTTGAAAAAGATGTAGAGTATGTGGTAATGGACAACAAAGTAATGATTGTGGATGAACAAACCGGACGTATCATGGACGGGCGCCGTTATTCCGATGGGTTACACCAGGCTATTGAAGCTAAGGAAAATGTAAAAATCGAAGCCGCTACCCAAACATTTGCTACAATTACCCTTCAAAATTACTTCAGGATGTACCGTAAACTTTCGGGCATGACAGGTACAGCAATTACCGAAGCAGGTGAATTTTGGGAAATATACGAACTTGATGTGGTAGAAATCCCTACCAACCGGCCTATAGCTCGTGCAGATAAAGAAGATCTGATTTATAAAACCAAAAGAGAAAAATATAATGCTGCCATTGAAGAAATTGTATCACTTGTGCAACAAGGCAGACCGGTATTGGTAGGTACAACTTCGGTAGAAATATCCGAATTGTTAAGCAGAATGCTTACTATAAGAAAAATACCTCACAATGTATTAAATGCCAAACTTCATAAAAAAGAAGCCGACATTGTTGCGGAAGCCGGTAATCCGGGTATTGTTACTATTGCCACTAACATGGCCGGACGTGGTACCGATATTAAACTTAGCAGTGAAGTAAAAACTGCAGGAGGATTAGCCATTATAGGTACCGAACGCCATGATTCCAGAAGGGTAGACAGACAGCTAAGAGGTCGTTCCGGACGTCAGGGTGACCCAGGAAGTTCCCAGTTTTATGTATCACTGGAAGATAACCTTATGCGCTTATTCGGGTCAGACAGGGTAGCAAAGGTAATGGATAGAATGGGACACCAGGAAGGGGAAGTAATTCAGCATCACATGATGACAAAATCTATTGAACGTGCCCAGAAAAAAGTAGAAGAAAATAACTTTGGTATACGTAAACGTTTACTGGAGTATGACGACGTTATGAATGCTCAAAGAGAAGTGGTTTACAAACGACGTCGCCATGCTTTACAAGGAGAAAGGCTCAAAGTGGATATTGCTAACATGATTTTTGATACCTGCGAAACCATTGCCGAAACAAATAAAATGGCTGACGATTTCAAAAATTTTGAATTTGAGCTCATTAAATATTTCTCTATCACTTCACCGGTTTCCCAGGAAGAATTAAAAACCCTTTCTGTACAGGAAATAACTTCACGTTTATACAAAGAGGTTTACAAACATTATAATGATAAGATAAAAAGGAATGCCGAAACAGCTTTCCCTGTTATTAAAAATGTTTATGAAACCCAGGGTGACAGATTTGAAAGAATCGTTGTTCCTTTTACCGATGGTGTAAAAACCTTAAATGTGGTTACCAATTTAAAAGATGCTTATGAATCTGGAGGGAAAAAACTAGTCGCCGATTTTGAAAAAAATATAACTCTTGCCATTATTGATGAGGCCTGGAAAACCCACCTTCGGAAAATGGATGAGTTAAAACAATCCGTTCAGCTTGCTGTACACGAACAAAAAGATCCTCTGCTTATATACAAGTTTGAAGCTTTTGAACTGTTCAAAGAAATGATTGAAAAAGTAAATAAAGAAGTTATTTCATTTCTGTTTAAAGGAGAACTTCCAACTGGTGAACAGGCTTCAATACAAGAAGCAAGACAGGTAAGTAAGAAAGAAAATTACGAAACATCCAAAGAAGAGGTTTTAAATAGTGATGAATTAGCCGCGCAAAACCGTGCTGTAGGTCAACAAACTCAAAGAAGACCACAGGTAACCGAAACTATTGTAAGAGAAAAACCAAAAATAGGAAGAAACGAAAAAGTGACTATAAAAAACATAATGTCCGGTGAAAATAAAACACTTAAATACAAACAAGCCGAACCTCTTATTTCCAAAGGGGAATGGGTTTTAGTAGAAGAAGATTAG
- a CDS encoding DUF4097 family beta strand repeat-containing protein → MKHIHNLKFKLFVVNFIVFSALVFAQKETKTYKESYKVNNDVVIDINTSYADIEFETWNRNTVEVEAVLEVEGLSKEEAEEYFKEWNLHVTGNSSKVSISAKTNNRIVRGDDFTYISTDGHEFDFDFDFDIPEPPTVEIAPFVVEMPHVPSVPPLPPLPLNFDSFSFDYEAYKKDGDKYLEEWKEEFNKHFNEDFRENLEEWKKQVDEQRKAVEGRKKEIEKYREEMQQKRQEIREKQHEIREKQRVVLQEARERAKEARNEAMSKMREERTKPNVFFLSTGKNKNLKVKKTIKIKMPKKAKLKMNVRHGEVKLADNFKSINATLSHTRLLATVVDGENSVIEASYSPVKVENWNYGELKVNYVKNVNLQNVKSVKLLSKSSDVIIGKISEDAIIDCSFGNLNVDNIGADFKQFEVTLDNSDAIIVLPQNGAFDFYCSSSDSKVEYPERLNLAISKKYSNEQAKGYNQNKNSSKNVSIVATFSDVKIK, encoded by the coding sequence ATGAAACATATTCACAACCTGAAGTTTAAATTATTTGTGGTAAACTTCATTGTATTTTCGGCATTGGTTTTTGCTCAAAAAGAAACCAAAACTTATAAAGAAAGTTATAAGGTAAATAATGATGTGGTTATAGATATTAACACAAGTTATGCAGATATTGAATTTGAAACCTGGAATAGAAATACAGTGGAGGTAGAAGCTGTATTGGAAGTTGAAGGATTATCTAAAGAAGAAGCTGAAGAATATTTTAAAGAATGGAATTTGCATGTTACAGGAAATAGCTCAAAAGTATCCATATCGGCCAAAACAAATAATAGGATAGTAAGAGGAGATGATTTTACTTATATATCTACTGATGGGCATGAATTTGATTTTGACTTTGACTTTGATATTCCAGAACCACCCACGGTAGAAATTGCCCCGTTTGTAGTAGAAATGCCTCATGTGCCATCTGTACCCCCGCTACCTCCTTTACCTCTTAATTTTGATAGCTTTTCATTTGATTATGAAGCTTATAAAAAAGATGGAGATAAATACCTTGAAGAATGGAAAGAAGAATTTAATAAGCATTTTAATGAAGATTTCAGAGAAAACCTTGAAGAATGGAAAAAGCAGGTAGATGAGCAAAGGAAAGCTGTGGAGGGGCGAAAAAAGGAAATAGAAAAGTACAGGGAAGAAATGCAACAAAAAAGACAGGAAATAAGAGAGAAACAGCATGAAATAAGAGAAAAGCAACGAGTAGTCCTTCAGGAAGCCCGGGAAAGAGCAAAAGAAGCAAGAAATGAAGCCATGTCAAAAATGAGGGAAGAAAGGACCAAACCAAATGTTTTTTTCCTGTCTACCGGCAAGAATAAAAATTTAAAGGTAAAAAAGACGATCAAAATAAAAATGCCCAAAAAGGCTAAATTAAAAATGAATGTCAGGCATGGAGAGGTAAAACTTGCCGATAATTTTAAAAGTATCAATGCAACCTTGTCTCATACAAGGTTGCTTGCAACTGTTGTAGATGGTGAAAATTCTGTAATTGAAGCCTCTTATTCTCCCGTAAAAGTCGAAAATTGGAATTACGGGGAGCTTAAGGTTAATTATGTGAAAAATGTTAATTTACAAAACGTAAAAAGTGTCAAACTTCTCTCCAAATCGTCAGATGTGATTATTGGGAAAATATCGGAAGATGCCATTATTGATTGCAGTTTTGGGAATTTGAATGTGGATAATATAGGTGCTGATTTTAAACAGTTTGAGGTAACACTCGACAATAGCGATGCTATTATTGTTTTACCTCAAAACGGTGCATTTGATTTTTATTGCAGTTCCTCGGATTCTAAAGTTGAATATCCGGAAAGATTAAACCTGGCGATTTCGAAAAAGTATTCTAATGAACAGGCAAAAGGATATAATCAAAATAAAAACAGCAGTAAAAACGTAAGTATTGTTGCTACTTTTAGTGATGTTAAAATAAAATAA
- the msrA gene encoding peptide-methionine (S)-S-oxide reductase MsrA, which produces MGFIKLSSLLFFFAFMSGCQSGPNKKEIATHDDLPQQDLSAYETAHFASGCFWCVEAVFESVKGVKEVYSGYSGGNEKYPTYKQVSYGRTNHAEAVEVYYDPKTVSFETLVKVFFGSHDPTTLNQQGPDKGKQYRSIAFYKNEKEKEVIEKYIQKLENEKIFSKPIVTQVTKFDKFWKAEDYHQDYEKLHPNNSYVRNVSVPRLNKFKRKFPELLKEEAKLH; this is translated from the coding sequence ATGGGTTTTATAAAATTGAGTTCCTTACTTTTTTTCTTTGCTTTTATGAGCGGATGTCAATCCGGGCCAAATAAAAAAGAAATTGCCACACATGATGACCTCCCTCAACAAGATTTATCGGCTTATGAAACTGCTCATTTTGCCAGCGGATGTTTTTGGTGTGTAGAGGCTGTTTTTGAAAGTGTGAAAGGCGTGAAAGAGGTTTACAGTGGTTACTCCGGAGGTAATGAAAAATATCCTACTTACAAACAGGTAAGCTATGGAAGGACAAATCATGCAGAAGCCGTAGAAGTGTATTATGACCCAAAAACAGTTTCATTTGAAACGCTGGTGAAAGTTTTTTTCGGATCGCATGATCCTACAACTTTAAACCAACAGGGGCCTGATAAAGGAAAACAATACCGGTCTATCGCATTTTATAAAAATGAAAAGGAAAAAGAGGTTATTGAAAAATATATTCAAAAGCTTGAAAACGAAAAAATATTCAGTAAGCCTATAGTTACCCAGGTAACAAAATTTGATAAATTCTGGAAAGCGGAAGATTATCACCAGGATTATGAAAAACTTCACCCTAATAATTCGTACGTAAGAAATGTGTCGGTACCGAGGTTGAATAAATTTAAGCGCAAATTTCCCGAATTACTTAAAGAAGAAGCAAAACTACATTAA
- a CDS encoding sterol desaturase family protein, producing METYAKALFYAIPFFLILIIIEIMYGVIIKRHTHNPLDTISSLSSGLTNIVKDSLGLALVIISYPFLVDYIAVFNIKSTWLVYVIAFIVLDFAGFLNHWLSHKINIFWNQHVIHHSSEEFNLACALRQSISNVIGYFAILLIPAALLGVPEEVIAIVAPVQFFLQFWYHTRYIGKLGWAEYIFVTPSQHRVHHAINPEYIDKNMGQIFCIWDRMFGTFQEEMDHVPPVYGVLKPAATWNPILINFQHIWQLIKDAWRTKNWGDKIRIWFMPTDWRPKDVREKYPISIIEDVYNLKKYETPASTAFIFYCSFQVLVTVALMMFMFYNYSTIGFNNLLLYGAIVFVGIYGYTTLMDGKKYAVFIELIRSLAGIAVIFYTGDWFGVNLYLSIGSTVITAYFLFTIIASIYFAFIENKNPEINIQPAEL from the coding sequence ATGGAAACCTATGCAAAAGCACTTTTTTATGCTATTCCTTTTTTTCTTATCTTAATTATTATTGAAATAATGTATGGGGTTATTATTAAAAGACATACCCACAATCCCCTAGATACTATTTCCAGTTTAAGTTCCGGCTTAACCAACATTGTAAAAGATTCCCTAGGTTTAGCTTTAGTGATTATTTCCTATCCTTTTTTAGTTGACTATATAGCTGTATTTAATATAAAATCCACATGGCTGGTGTATGTAATAGCCTTTATTGTACTGGATTTTGCAGGTTTTCTAAACCATTGGTTGAGTCATAAAATAAATATTTTCTGGAATCAGCATGTAATTCATCACAGTAGTGAAGAATTTAATCTGGCTTGTGCTTTAAGACAATCTATTTCCAATGTTATTGGTTATTTTGCCATTCTTCTTATTCCTGCAGCTTTATTAGGAGTTCCTGAGGAAGTCATAGCCATTGTGGCCCCCGTCCAATTCTTTTTACAATTTTGGTATCACACCCGGTATATAGGAAAATTAGGGTGGGCTGAATATATTTTTGTAACACCATCCCAGCACAGAGTACACCATGCTATAAATCCAGAATATATTGATAAAAACATGGGACAAATATTTTGTATATGGGATAGAATGTTTGGTACTTTTCAGGAAGAGATGGATCATGTACCTCCTGTTTATGGTGTTTTAAAACCTGCAGCAACCTGGAATCCTATCCTTATAAATTTTCAACATATATGGCAATTAATTAAAGATGCATGGAGAACTAAAAATTGGGGAGATAAAATAAGAATTTGGTTTATGCCTACCGACTGGAGGCCAAAAGATGTAAGAGAAAAATATCCGATTTCAATTATAGAAGATGTTTATAACCTTAAAAAATATGAAACACCTGCTTCTACAGCTTTTATATTTTATTGCAGTTTTCAGGTACTTGTTACTGTTGCCTTAATGATGTTTATGTTTTACAATTACAGTACAATTGGTTTTAATAATTTGTTACTGTACGGTGCAATTGTTTTTGTGGGCATTTATGGTTATACTACTTTAATGGATGGTAAAAAATATGCGGTTTTCATTGAGTTAATAAGAAGTCTGGCAGGAATAGCAGTTATATTTTATACCGGCGACTGGTTTGGGGTTAATCTCTATTTATCAATTGGAAGCACTGTAATTACTGCTTATTTTTTGTTTACTATCATAGCCAGTATTTATTTTGCGTTTATTGAAAATAAAAATCCCGAAATAAACATACAACCCGCAGAATTATAA
- a CDS encoding RNA polymerase sigma factor, which translates to MTTNTDQYYITSVCAGRVNDFSFIVEKYKDMVFTLCLRMLKDREEAEEVAQDTFVKAFKSITKFKGDAKFSTWLYRIAYNACIDNLKSRKKTIKSDLIDKVNPGDLGEEENAVLTMEREERKRVIEKAIGNLPEEDRAIITLFYFEELSLHEISSVIGITPNNIKVRLFRSRKKLYDLLKSKAEILNVRNYEG; encoded by the coding sequence ATGACTACCAACACAGATCAATATTATATAACCAGTGTATGCGCAGGCAGGGTAAATGACTTTTCATTTATTGTAGAGAAGTATAAGGATATGGTGTTTACATTGTGCTTAAGAATGCTCAAAGACAGGGAAGAGGCAGAAGAAGTTGCCCAGGATACTTTTGTAAAAGCCTTCAAGTCGATTACTAAATTTAAAGGAGATGCCAAATTTTCAACATGGCTATACAGGATTGCTTATAATGCGTGTATTGATAATTTGAAATCACGGAAGAAAACGATAAAATCCGATTTGATTGATAAAGTAAATCCCGGTGATTTAGGAGAGGAAGAAAATGCCGTATTAACAATGGAGAGGGAAGAACGAAAAAGAGTGATTGAAAAAGCAATTGGAAATCTACCGGAAGAAGACAGGGCAATAATTACTCTTTTTTATTTTGAAGAGTTATCTTTACATGAAATAAGTAGTGTAATAGGTATTACTCCCAACAATATAAAGGTAAGATTGTTCAGAAGTAGAAAAAAGCTATATGACTTATTAAAAAGTAAAGCAGAAATTTTAAACGTAAGGAATTATGAAGGATGA
- a CDS encoding RNA polymerase sigma factor: MFQVDLIEKCKKNDRKAQLKLYNQYCNAMYCVSMRFLKNNDDAMDVTQESFIKAFRKLDQYKEEVTFGAWLKRIVINSCIDFLKAKHQNHLSLDESYVYISEDNDWNVEESISIDEIKKAIEMLPEKYKYVVMLYLIEGYDHSEISQILNIQETTSRTQLMRGKNQLKKLLIAEKNGTRH, from the coding sequence ATGTTTCAAGTTGACCTGATTGAAAAATGCAAAAAAAATGACCGCAAGGCACAACTAAAACTTTACAATCAATATTGTAATGCAATGTATTGTGTAAGCATGCGGTTTTTAAAAAATAATGATGATGCTATGGATGTAACCCAGGAATCATTTATAAAAGCATTTAGAAAATTAGATCAATATAAAGAAGAGGTTACTTTTGGTGCATGGCTTAAAAGGATTGTGATTAACAGTTGTATAGATTTTTTAAAGGCAAAACATCAAAATCATTTATCATTAGACGAAAGTTATGTGTACATAAGTGAAGACAATGACTGGAATGTTGAGGAAAGTATTAGTATAGATGAGATAAAAAAAGCTATTGAAATGTTACCCGAAAAGTATAAATACGTGGTTATGCTGTACTTAATAGAGGGATATGATCATAGTGAAATATCTCAAATACTTAACATACAGGAAACAACATCCAGAACACAGCTTATGAGAGGTAAAAATCAATTAAAAAAACTTTTAATTGCTGAAAAAAATGGCACAAGACATTAG
- a CDS encoding aldose epimerase family protein: MEQITLQNQYLKLSCINYGAIIKELIVKDKNENEVNVIIGFKKAEDYLNNPYYLGAAVGRFAGRIGNGGFTVEGNHYSIYNENGVHLHGGKNNFSHKYWKIEKVEKGENPYVTFSYLSEDMEEGYPGNLQAFVTYKLEKNKLTIRFEAVADCATIVNLTNHNYYNLNGGGSILQHELQLDADSFLETDEKQIATGKFLDVKGTPFDFISTRNVGDHSDFKGIDDCFVLNKKGHIATLHSKESGIEMKVSTNQPGVVIFTPDQLPEANYYNYYVDEYSSICFETQNFPDAPNKPHFPSAELKKGEKYINESEFEFSVR; encoded by the coding sequence TTGGAACAGATAACTCTTCAAAACCAGTATTTAAAATTATCCTGTATTAATTACGGGGCCATCATAAAAGAACTGATAGTAAAAGACAAAAATGAGAATGAAGTAAATGTGATAATAGGCTTTAAAAAAGCTGAAGATTACCTGAATAACCCCTATTACCTGGGGGCTGCCGTAGGGCGTTTTGCGGGAAGAATAGGTAACGGTGGTTTTACAGTTGAAGGAAACCATTATTCCATCTATAACGAAAACGGTGTTCATTTACATGGAGGTAAAAACAATTTTTCGCATAAATACTGGAAAATAGAAAAGGTAGAGAAAGGAGAAAACCCTTATGTAACCTTTTCTTATTTAAGTGAAGATATGGAGGAAGGCTATCCGGGAAACCTTCAGGCATTTGTTACCTACAAACTGGAAAAAAACAAACTGACAATAAGATTTGAAGCGGTGGCTGACTGTGCAACTATTGTAAACTTAACCAACCATAATTACTATAACCTTAATGGTGGCGGTAGTATATTGCAGCATGAATTACAGCTTGATGCCGATAGTTTTTTAGAAACGGATGAAAAACAAATTGCCACAGGTAAATTTCTAGATGTAAAAGGAACTCCTTTTGATTTTATCAGCACACGTAACGTGGGGGATCATAGTGATTTTAAAGGCATTGATGATTGTTTTGTGTTGAATAAAAAAGGCCATATAGCTACATTACATTCTAAAGAAAGTGGTATAGAAATGAAGGTAAGTACCAATCAGCCAGGGGTGGTTATTTTTACTCCCGACCAATTACCGGAAGCTAATTATTACAACTATTATGTAGATGAATATTCATCAATTTGCTTTGAAACCCAAAATTTTCCGGATGCTCCAAATAAACCGCATTTCCCTTCGGCGGAACTTAAAAAAGGTGAAAAATATATAAATGAAAGTGAATTTGAATTTTCCGTACGTTAA